One window of the Hoplias malabaricus isolate fHopMal1 chromosome Y, fHopMal1.hap1, whole genome shotgun sequence genome contains the following:
- the LOC136678785 gene encoding C-C chemokine receptor type 3-like → MGTYDDGYVEDFFSNLNETYGTDYIFNAVVPLCIKTDVNHFGQVFLPAFYYMNFLLSILGNSLVLCIIYKFEKLSTVTNIFLLNLVISDLLFASSLPFWAVYHSSEWIFGRPLCKLVGSLYSVGFYSSILFLTLMTFDRYLAVVHAITAAQSRRRAYAFASSGMVWFLSILASIKEAVFFDVRPSKDEGLLCEETGFDQKTMVKWQLLGYYLQFSLFFLLPLLMVFYCYGRITVRIMSTRMREKCRAVKLIFVIILTFFVCWTPYNIVILLYAHKLSSDDRSCSDNLDYALYITRNIAYLYCCISPVFYTFVGKKFQSHFRRLLARHIPCLKITILSSQSSRTTSFKSPNTEY, encoded by the coding sequence ATGGGCACCTACGACGATGGGTATGTGGAAGACTTCTTCTCAAACCTCAATGAAACCTATGGAACTGATTATATCTTCAACGCAGTTGTGCCTCTGTGCATTAAGACTGATGTGAACCACTTTGGTCAGGTGTTTCTCCCAGCCTTCTACTACATGAACTTCTTGTTGAGCATCCTGGGTAACAGCCTGGTACTGTGCATAATCTACAAGTTTGAGAAGCTCAGCACAGTCACCAACATCTTCCTACTCAACCTGGTCATTTCAGACCTGCTGTTTGCGTCCAGCCTGCCTTTCTGGGCTGTCTACCACAGCTCCGAGTGGATATTCGGACGCCCCCTGTGCAAGCTGGTGGGCAGCTTGTATTCGGTGGGCTTCTACAGCTCTATCTTGTTCCTCACTCTTATGACTTTTGATCGCTACCTGGCTGTGGTGCATGCGATCACAGCTGCCCAGAGTCGCCGGAGAGCGTATGCTTTCGCCTCGAGTGGAATGGTCTGGTTTCTCAGCATCCTGGCCAGCATAAAAGAAGCAGTCTTTTTTGATGTGAGACCCAGCAAGGACGAAGGTCTTCTCTGTGAGGAGACTGGCTTTGATCAAAAGACAATGGTCAAATGGCAGCTGTTGGGATACTACCTGCAGTTTAGCTTGTTCTTCCTGCTGCCTCTCTTGATGGTCTTCTACTGTTATGGCCGGATCACGGTCCGCATCATGTCCACACGCATGAGAGAAAAGTGCAGGGCTGTTAAGCTCATCTTTGTTATTATCCTCACCTTTTTTGTCTGCTGGACCCCTTACAATATTGTCATCCTTCTGTATGCGCACAAACTCTCCTCAGATGACCGCTCATGTTCAGACAACCTGGACTACGCCTTGTACATCACCAGGAACATCGCCTATCTGTACTGCTGCATCAGCCCTGTGTTCTACACCTTTGTAGGTAAGAAGTTCCAGAGCCACTTCCGGAGACTTTTGGCCAGGCACATACCATGCTTGAAGATAACCATCCTGTCATCTCAGAGCAGCAGGACTACATCCTTCAAGAGCCCGAATACAGAGTATTAA